The DNA region TATGGAGATTTGGATAACCAAGTTTTGTGTCGTGAGCGAGTTGAGGAACTAGAACCTAGTATCCGATACTGCCTTCACAAAATTGGTCAGTCAAATTTACAGGCCTCTGAACTTTTACAAATCGGTGATGTGGAAGGTCCTGCGTTAGACCTTTTTAAAGCTAAATTAGAGGTTGGTATAAATTTCTTTTGTATATGTATAATTGGGGAAAAGGGAAAAAGTAATATAACATGCATATATTTGCAAATCAATGTATTCATATATTTCTTATGAGGAAATGTTGCATTGGGGTAAGATagacttttcattttcttgtttatTCAATGAGGGGACACAATCATGTAGTCATAAGATGATCTTTTAAGTATCGATATACTATCTTGAACAATCTACGTTCACACTCATGAACTCCTGCAGTCCTAATTTTCAATTGGTTCCTTCCATTTTTCTAATATGGTTGGttactacatattatattaccAAGTCCCTTTGCATCAGGGTCCTTGGGTAGAAAATTTTGTAATTCCTGACATACATCATGCCTGCCTGTAACTGGTTGGAGTGAAATGAAGAGGCTAAACTCCCTCCCCACTTGTTTTTGTCTCCTCTCCAATATTGGAGGGTAGAGAAAGTGATTTGTAGTTTTTTGGACTGTGTAGGCTAAATTGCTCtgagattttattttacctctcaTCTCCACTACTATTTATAATGGTGTGACTGTATGTTATCcatattttctcttcccttcccTTGCAAGGTCTACTTTCCCATCCTTCCCCTCTCTTTCTGGTGAACCGAACCAAACAAGGGGACATATCCTTCCCTTCCTTCCCTCCCtccattaaaaatttaaaatccctCTGCCCCCATTCCCTTCTTTGAGCCAAACGCACGGTAAATGTATCATGTGTAGTCacttttatctattatttgaaGTACTATATTTTACAATTAACCAGTTCTATTACTTGAATCAAGTAGGGTGCTTTTTTGAATTCATGCATGTACTTCCTATGATAAAAATACCGAATTGAATAATGTTTGTTTCAGGCTGCCATGGCTGAGGCAAGATCTCAACAAGCTGCTTCCATGACAGAATTCATTTGGCTTGGCCACAGATTTCCAATATCAAATGCCAAAACAAGGGTTTCCATTCTGAAATGTTGGTAGCTTTCTTCCCTAACAAATTAACTGGCAAGTTAATTGGAAACAAAATTATCTGTTGATTATTcttaacaatattattttcctGTCTTAAccccatcttttttttttttggtattcgTCTTGACCTCATCTTTGTCCCATCTCTTTTTCTACTCTGCAAAATGACATTTACTACCCTGCgtgagattcttttgtttttgttgtgttttctttCATGCATGTGCTAttataaagttaattaattgCACTGCACTGTTGCCTACAGTAGATGGCCTTACTGTGATGAGTTTCACAACGTGGATACCAGTGATGAAATTTATTTGAGaactaacatttgaattttttgcaATCCTTATTtttcaaggctttgttttactTTGCCAAAATTTATTGGAATAACAATTGAATACAATTTTTTCCTTTGTCCATTATAAGTATATTTCTCAATTCAAACACATTATATTTTGTCAAATATtgggtgtctttgtgtgtgGAGCGGAgtgcataattttttatttgcatgTGGGGGGGGTGGTTTAAAAATGtaattgtttgtttgatttaacATATGGTAGCTAAATGCCTATAACATTACAGTAATGTTTCTATCTGAATATTTTTCTCAGCCCAGGAGCTGGAGAAAGATGTACATGGTCCCTTGGCAGACTCAATTCCGGCAGACAAAAGACTTGTTATTTTTGACAaaatcttttctgcatatcATGAGGCCAGAGGCTATATTCGGGCTGATTTggtatgtgaaattgtttgttgCTGTTAACTACGAATAATTATCAAGATTTTTTTACTTGTTAGTATTAATTTACTGTACATTTTAGGCCACTACAGGAAGTACAGAAAGCGTGAAAGATGATTTGAATGGTCTTGATAAGGCTGTCAGTGCTGTCCTAGGAGAAAGAACCATTGAGCGCAACCTCTTGTTGGTTAAGGTTGCAAAAAGCAAACTGGCAAATCGTCAtgatgataaaaatgaaaaactcaCCAAACCTGAAGAGCTTGTTCGCTTATATGATCTCTTGCTACAGGTTGACATCCATTTTTTTTGAACTTGCATTAATTGAACAAATATTTCTTTGCATAAAGACCTTCCAGTCCGCTgcatttttctttatgatatgCTCCTCAAATTTGAATGACAATGCTCACACATTTGACAGAATACAGCTGATCTATCTGATTTAGTCAATTCTGGAAGGGATAAAAAGCCAGAAGAAGTTAGCTTTGCTGAAGTgtgttcatacaaaagtttggCTTTTCGAGCCCAAAGGTTTGCTTCTTGGAGcaaatattttcttatcattCTTAGAAATTTAGTTAATTGCTTACTAAAATGCACACACACTCatgctattttcaattttttttgaaagctatgtttcaaatatatattcttaaaaaaacatgtaCCAACAACACTTGGGAGATTTTGCAAAAGAAAGTTCATCAGAACACACTAATTACTGTTTACCCTAAGAACCTTGCTGTTCATCCCTTTTAAATTTGGGCTGGGCCTAACACCAAAAGCTAACTCATGAGGTGAGGATTTTTCCAAGCCCTTTATAAGCTCTACTCTGGTCATATATGTAGTCTATGTGGGATCTCAACTCAACACACCCACCTCATGTCTAGGATTGAACATTTTGAGTGTGGAGATTGCAGGcctcatttttttatgtatatatattacacTGGGAAACTCTCCGGAGATCCATGGAGCAAAGTTCATTTTTCGACAACTTAGGCCAACCCAATATTAGAGTGGGATAGCCTTAGTTTTATAACGAGTATTCAGGCCATAATGCCATATTCCTAACCAATATAAATGTGGGACATCTTTTCCCCTTCCCCATTCTAGATTGGACATCTGGAGTGCGAAATTGGTAAGACTGGACATCTATAGGTAGTCCAATATTAAGATTAGATAGCCTCTATCTAATGCCATATTAGAAACTGGACATCTATCTTGATCGTCCCATTCGCAAAATTAGGCTTCCCCCCCTCTTCTGAGGGCCCTAGGGGGGGTGAGTGGTGAACCAGTATGAATGTATATGATTAGTGAGTGGCCAGTACAGCCCAATCTGTATCTGGTTTAAATGatgtttaaatttatgatttttctatCTCATCTTAAAGGTACATATATTGATATGTGGTCATAACTCACATGCAGGTGCTTTTATGTTGCAAAGTCATACAGTGTGGCTGGAAAGAGGGCTGAAGCATATGCATTGTATTGTCGTGCTCACAATTTGGCAGATGATGCCTTAAAAAAGTTTCAAATGTTGGATGGTGATAATAAggtaattttaatcatttgttTTTTAGGATCAAATTGGTGGACTTTGGACACCTCACTGATCAGCATTTATTATTTGCAGTGCAACATATTTTCAAATGATAACTTTGAGGTCAAATTCCCATAAAGACAGTAATCTTTGGATCTGTGCTGGGTCAGAGGAGTGTTATACAAGTGacctttttttaattgaattaattcctttctGTTAACAAGTCATTTCTCACAACTTCAGGATCTACTCAGTGTTTTTATGCTATCAAAGTTAATTCCTTAACTGTGTTTCTTGTAATATGTCATGTCCTTCTAAATTGAGAGCTTGctttgttgaaatttattacAGGAACTTAGTGGGTTAATGGTAGTTGTTTCAGACTAATGTTTTAGAATTTGGATTctctcaacacacacacacacatttcaACATTCATACCAATAATACTTGAGCCCCCacatttgtattgattgattagttttgtattttctttaattttttccttgtttttttggtttcacaGATTATGATGAAAGAGTTGGAGGACTTGTGCAATGAGTGCCGATCTAACAGTTGTATAGAGCATGCATCGGGGATCATGGAGGAGAAAAAGACTCAAGAGAATCTATCTGAAAGGGTTTCCAATATATCATTGACCGGAACTGAGCGGGTACATATGTTTCTACTTCTCATACAAAaaaccatgtttttttttgttcatgcacTATCGTATGGGAAGGTTTTGACCCTATTGAATTTGTAATATCTCGGAGTTAATAGTATTTGCatgaaaatttattgatatattctGACATGTATTCCTGTTACAGTTGGAGAAGTTCCTTCTTGAGAAACTTGATGTGTATGAGTCTGCTGTGGGTGATTCAAATGTGAAGTGTACACCACGCATTGCAGGCTTCCCTCCAGCTTTCCAGGCAATTTCCCGTAATCCTATTGTGCTGGATCTGGCTTATAACATGATTGAATTCCCACCTATTGAAAACAGGATGAAGAAGGATAGAAAAGCCAAGGGCGGTCTTATCAGTAGGATATTTGGATGAGTATATTTAATTAGGGTTTTTGGTTgttcaaatcaaataatttttgacAAATTATCTGGTGGTTTCTTTTGTGGaatattattatgaattttgaGATGTCATGTACAAATTTGAGAGGTCTAGATATTTGGAAATTTTACAGTGGAGCGATTGTTTGCggttactatttttattttgtcgtAGAACTTGAAATAAGTTGGGCAATCTGTTACTTTTACCAATGCATATTCCATAGAGCTTAGCTGTATACCACCATTTTTAAGAAATACAAACATAAAGAGATCATATGAGTTGCCTTTATATATTCAGCACAACCTATGCGTAGAAGtgctatattttattattttaggagGTCGATCTTCTGGAATTGTATGTTAAGCCGATGAGGGGACAGCAGGAGTTTCAAGATGCCTTTTCAACTACGCTAGAAaatggtgagaaaaactgagctCCTGTACAAGATAGATATTTTCCAACTTCGAATAACAGTAAGTAAATGTGTTCTATTTTAGTAGCTAAAAAATTTGACAGGCCTAAACTCTCTTAAGAAATAACTAAAGCGACCTAGAAACATACCCTCTATTTGTTTCTCTATGGTATTGACttttattggaagttgaaagttgggCATCCAATATGGCCAACTCTGCAGCATATTTGATTTGCTGATATCCAGTTTTTTAACCTTTATGATATGATAATATCTCATTCAAGTTATTAGTTCGTCCTGTTAATGAATCATCATGTGGTTGTTAGAGATGCAACGAAATCATTCATGAACCTTAAACTCCAGCTTTTGGAAGAACTAGTTTTTGACGTGATATCAAGGTCTCTATGACGAAGTGGTCCAGATTTTTCTATCCTTGGCTCCCCCGTTCTCCTAAGTTGAATTTCAGACATGGTAAAAATGGGTTTGTGTACACTCACTGCCACAGATGTAAAAATGCAATTAATGAGTCTTCACGTAATTACTCAAGATTTTATATTCTTTGATAGAGTAAATGGCCACATTGTGTTCTAGTTCAGACTGCAGGTTTTGGTCAAAGTTCGGGAGTTTAGAgtttattacttattttttgcCCAAAAAAGTAGAGCTTATTTAATAGAATGACCAGATAAGATTGACAGCTTTACAACTGTCTCCATTTGCTATCTTAGATTTCTCAAGCTCTACTCCATAAAGTCTCAACTCTCAATTCTTATAGCATAGTGTCGCATGTTACGCCACGATTTCTTATTTAACCTTTTAGATAGGTTATAGGTTTACTTTTTTCTACCTTTATAAATAACCTTTAGCATTTAGTGGCAATCTAATTATTGAAGTATTACTTGACGTAACTTTAATATGTGGGAGGTATAACTTGACGGTTTCTTATTGCAGTATTCTGAGAAAATATTTATTCCCCGGACAAAGAAAAACCATCCTGTCTTTTCACGGGCACAACTGGTGCAGGAAAGCATCTGTGGCAATGATAAGAAAGCAGTGTACCAGCATATTGTCAAGTCGGATTTTGACATCAATGCCATCGGTTGGCAAGCATCGTCTGGTATGTCTTCTTATTCCAGAAGTCTAAACTCCAGCAAAAATTTTGGTGTTGGAAAACCAGTAAGTAATGAGCTGCTGTGCAGATGACTCTTTCGACACGGCttcttcaaataatttaaacattgcATCTCAAAGTGAAAATCAGCCCATTGAGGCCATACAAGATGGTTCTAGCGTGCTTCACCTTGCATGCCAAACTAGTGACGTTGGCATGGTGGAGCAGCTCCTACAACATGGGGCAAATATAAATGCTTGTGATTCTAGAGGTCGGGCACCACTACATACATTATTGTATTACTAAAGGGAAGACCGCAGCTGCAAAAGTGCTTATCATGAGGTAATTAATTAGACGTTTTCTTGTATATCCCAAACATTTTCAATCATCGTATTCTATGTCCTAACTTCACTTTATAGTCATCAAAGGATCAATTACACATTTACATTGCCTCCAGTCCCGGAGGAAGATACCAAACCTTTAGCGAtactaaaatcatatatatgCTCTACATACATTTATTGTATATGCTAAACAATTGAGTTCGTGCAGAACTTTATGAAATTTGAGTGTATTATTCTTCCATTTCCGTACACATTAAGTTTATAATCCTTAAAGTGATAGATAAGTTTGACACTTATTTTCATCGTTTCTTCGTATTGGAATCATAGTAGTGCTTAGAAGCATAAGCTGTAAACAGATTACCATGCATATTTCCTCATAGAAAAAGTTACACCTTTTATTTTGCTTGGGGGAGGGAAGCAGAGAGAAACAGTGCgttaaaatgtgtttttctttgtttaccTCTAAAATGGCACtagttaagtttcttttttttaatatggaaATATCATTTCTGTAATTCATTATTGACCctttaattattgtatttcaattttaaacttCAGTTTCATGGATATTTTCTTCATATACTGTCTCAGATATGCTGTGTTCATGATTGATAAGTTGTTGTTTACTTTGGAAAATTGACATAGAATGCCAAACATTTACAGGGGAGACAATACATATGTCACAGATAAAGAAGGCAAAATTCCTGTTAAGCTTGCATCAGAATCTGGCTGTGTTGATAATGAAATTATCGCTCTCTTGACAAGCAGATGACATGCTTAAAATTTTACTATAAGCAGTCATTAAATGCATGTTTGATATAGAAAATCCCTTGTTTGTGACTTCTCGAGAAGATTAAGATTGAGGACCAACTAGCCATGCATACGAGCACAAAGGGGCCTGGAGCAAGTGGTTTAGTTTTGTTGGGCCATGTTATATAGTAATTATCTTCTTAAATTGAAGGATGTGATGGGCTGATTGTGGGGTTTCACGTCCATTCCAATTTTCAACTTTTCAGCCTCCATTCTCATTAAATTTTTGGGACTGAGATCATTGTCATGTATTCCaaggactatatatatataagttactTAAATGATTATTCAACAAGGTGTAAaagtttcttcaaaaaaaagaagaaaaaagaggttTAATGTATGgatcttaataaaaataaagtatggCCCAGTTACAGCAGAGAAATGTGAGGGACGACGTTCTGTAAACGTGGATCTCAATTAAGTTGTTGATTATGACAGAATTGTTAGGTTCAATGTTCCATCAGGTagtaaaaatcattattttttaattagaaaatgtcTTATCCATAATACTGCATACTTAAAAGGATATTAGCGACTTTCAGAAACCATATAACTTGGTTGGGCGATTTTtagatgtgatttttttatacaaaggcaaaaaaaaaaaaaactagttataATATCATGCTGCTCGTGtacaattttcttattattaatttgttgtatGTTTGATTAGCATTATTTTtagagaaataattaatttaaaaaaactcagAAGTTGATaccaaataaacaattttttctcttaaataagTTGAATTAAACACACTTAATCTACTTAAGAAAAAAGCACTTAATGTTGGTAACTTTTTCAAATGAGATGTTTAGTCGtcactgaaatttaaaaaaaaaaatcaaaatttaaagtaatatataaataaatatataaaagtccGACTCAAAGGTAGTTTTTTCTGGTCTGATTGCTTTCAAAATGACTTCTTTCACTTTTAAGGATGTGTTAACAATTTGAGAGGTTCATGTAACCAGCAGTTTCCATGTTTCATAATTTAGGTcgataatatattttagataaatgctattaagaaaattaaatcaaacaatacAGCTTGATGCGTGATTCTAAATGTATCTCTaaacatatttcaaaataaatatatttttttaaagtaatcacACTAAGATTTGAACTTATAACTTCACTAATACTTACTATTCCAACCTTCATTATTGAGGTAAATTCTAATGGgcaaaaaaacatctttaaaattaaatgttaaaaagaTACTAATTATTTTACTGTGAAAAATATTaggaatattttaatatataaattgtattaaaaattctatatatttttatttttattttttaataaatttaattctccttttataaattgaattgaaatataaaaaaacatatgtcAAGATAAGTAATTCGAAAAGGAGCACCCAAAAAAGAACGACGATCCCCAATGGTAATCAATAGAGATGAAGTTAGGTTCTTTAACCaacgaagaagaaaaaaagaacaccTAAAATGCCACTAAAATAAATGAGTGTATGAGGTTAGCATAATGTTTCAGTGAGTGCAACTAACACTGTCCAAATCAAAAATCATACCTCAATTGTACATTGATACCAATGCTTTAACTGTCGTGAGTTGAACTCTTTCATAGTATGCCTCTCTACTTTAACTTCGAATTCCTTTCTCACTTTTGTTTCCTCCCACGGAAATGGATACACTATAAATCTGATGTGACCTGCATAGccctttttgaaaaaaatatatcgtgCTTTTGCACCAAGTCAACTTGTTATGCTGTATCATCTTAGTTAGAGTCTGGTTggcattaattagttaaaaaaattagttgaattaattatttacttagtGAGCAGTTTTActagttaattatttacttagcTTTCTGATGACCACTTACCACCTTCTTCCATGGTCACCGTCATGCAGATTTTTCGCTTAATTATAACAAGTTTCATTTTCTTACAACTATacccaaaataattattaaaaatacaatttttgtcGTAGTTTATTAGGGTATTTCGATAGATGTTATCACCTAAATACGAAAGTATAACATTGACTGTTCCATTAAAGCATAAGGACATATATCAACTTGGTTGAACAAATTGCTAGTATTTTATTTCTGTTAatgtttttctataattttcttacaattaaaataagaggtaagaagaaaagagaagaaaaaaatgtgatataAATAAGTGATGTTATGGAGAGAAATAGAGGGGGAAAGAATGAATTGTAAtgtgaaaatatattataaaaatataataactcaAACAAAAACAGCGACCTCTAACTGTTTTGCAAAGAGTGCAGTTTCATATTCACGATGGGCAACACTTGAGTCTCATTGACCTTATATACCCTTTTAATTTCTCTTGAATAAAAAGCAATTTACCCATTCAGAGCCATGTGATACTTGTCATTCAATCCCATGTTTAGTAGTTACAACTTGCAAACTTACAATTTATAATTCTTCCAAGAGGATGATGAATGATGCCAGCAATTCTGAAGAAGACCTTGTCATCCTAATGCTTCCACGTTATCCACCATGCCCAAAGAAAATGTGGAAAACAATATAACAAAAATGCATTATATATTCAAGCTTTTTTCATCTACTCAACCCCTTTAAAGCTAACTCTGCTTTTTCCTCGGAAATTATTGATCTAAATGAGATAGAAGATGGCACCCATATATGGTTATTTTTAGaaccatttattttaatttgtatttttaattcaatcaaaaatatttttcagccgaaTAAATGACTGCACATGAGATTAGGATCTACATGTAAATTGTTGTAGTAATTTATTTAGTATctcattattgatttttta from Glycine soja cultivar W05 chromosome 8, ASM419377v2, whole genome shotgun sequence includes:
- the LOC114420978 gene encoding signal recognition particle subunit SRP68-like isoform X1; this encodes MGKESRASAMEIDAPKSTSSDQIVPKFSINVLQLLKSAQMQHGLRHGDYTRYRRYCTARLRRLYKSLKFTHGRGKYAKKALTESTVTEVRFLHVILYTAERAWSHAMEKRQLPNGPNARQRIYLIGRLRKAVKWATLFSLLCAVKADSRTSLEAEAYESYMKGSLLFEQDQNWDVALKNFKSARAVYEELGKYGDLDNQVLCRERVEELEPSIRYCLHKIGQSNLQASELLQIGDVEGPALDLFKAKLEAAMAEARSQQAASMTEFIWLGHRFPISNAKTRVSILKSQELEKDVHGPLADSIPADKRLVIFDKIFSAYHEARGYIRADLATTGSTESVKDDLNGLDKAVSAVLGERTIERNLLLVKVAKSKLANRHDDKNEKLTKPEELVRLYDLLLQNTADLSDLVNSGRDKKPEEVSFAEVCSYKSLAFRAQRCFYVAKSYSVAGKRAEAYALYCRAHNLADDALKKFQMLDGDNKCNIFSNDNFEIMMKELEDLCNECRSNSCIEHASGIMEEKKTQENLSERVSNISLTGTERLEKFLLEKLDVYESAVGDSNVKCTPRIAGFPPAFQAISRNPIVLDLAYNMIEFPPIENRMKKDRKAKGGLISRIFG
- the LOC114420978 gene encoding signal recognition particle subunit SRP68-like isoform X2, which encodes MGKESRASAMEIDAPKSTSSDQIVPKFSINVLQLLKSAQMQHGLRHGDYTRYRRYCTARLRRLYKSLKFTHGRGKYAKKALTESTVTEVRFLHVILYTAERAWSHAMEKRQLPNGPNARQRIYLIGRLRKAVKWATLFSLLCAVKADSRTSLEAEAYESYMKGSLLFEQDQNWDVALKNFKSARAVYEELGKYGDLDNQVLCRERVEELEPSIRYCLHKIGQSNLQASELLQIGDVEGPALDLFKAKLEAAMAEARSQQAASMTEFIWLGHRFPISNAKTRVSILKSQELEKDVHGPLADSIPADKRLVIFDKIFSAYHEARGYIRADLATTGSTESVKDDLNGLDKAVSAVLGERTIERNLLLVKVAKSKLANRHDDKNEKLTKPEELVRLYDLLLQNTADLSDLVNSGRDKKPEEVSFAEVCSYKSLAFRAQRCFYVAKSYSVAGKRAEAYALYCRAHNLADDALKKFQMLDGDNKIMMKELEDLCNECRSNSCIEHASGIMEEKKTQENLSERVSNISLTGTERLEKFLLEKLDVYESAVGDSNVKCTPRIAGFPPAFQAISRNPIVLDLAYNMIEFPPIENRMKKDRKAKGGLISRIFG
- the LOC114420978 gene encoding signal recognition particle subunit SRP68-like isoform X3 yields the protein MEKRQLPNGPNARQRIYLIGRLRKAVKWATLFSLLCAVKADSRTSLEAEAYESYMKGSLLFEQDQNWDVALKNFKSARAVYEELGKYGDLDNQVLCRERVEELEPSIRYCLHKIGQSNLQASELLQIGDVEGPALDLFKAKLEAAMAEARSQQAASMTEFIWLGHRFPISNAKTRVSILKSQELEKDVHGPLADSIPADKRLVIFDKIFSAYHEARGYIRADLATTGSTESVKDDLNGLDKAVSAVLGERTIERNLLLVKVAKSKLANRHDDKNEKLTKPEELVRLYDLLLQNTADLSDLVNSGRDKKPEEVSFAEVCSYKSLAFRAQRCFYVAKSYSVAGKRAEAYALYCRAHNLADDALKKFQMLDGDNKCNIFSNDNFEIMMKELEDLCNECRSNSCIEHASGIMEEKKTQENLSERVSNISLTGTERLEKFLLEKLDVYESAVGDSNVKCTPRIAGFPPAFQAISRNPIVLDLAYNMIEFPPIENRMKKDRKAKGGLISRIFG
- the LOC114420980 gene encoding ADP-ribosylation factor GTPase-activating protein AGD3-like — protein: MVRKTELLYKIDIFQLRITYSEKIFIPRTKKNHPVFSRAQLVQESICGNDKKAVYQHIVKSDFDINAIGWQASSDDSFDTASSNNLNIASQSENQPIEAIQDGSSVLHLACQTSDVGMVEQLLQHGANINACDSRGRAPLHTLLYY